A window of Cellulosimicrobium protaetiae genomic DNA:
CGCCCGGAACCGGGTCCGGCGGCGCACGACGGGTCCGGCCGCGAGCACGCCCGGGTGCGGCGTGAACGGAGCGGGCCGCGCGTGACCATCGCGCGCGTGGTGCGCGAGCACCGGCGTCTCTTCGCGACGCTCGGCGTCGCGATCCTGCTGCTCAGCGCGGTGCGCGGTGCGCGGCAGACGGTCATCCCGCTGTGGGGCGAGCACCTGGGCCTCGACGCCGAGGTGACGTCGCTCGTCTTCGGCGTCTCCGGCGCGCTCGACATGCTGCTCTTCTACCCGGCGGGGAAGATCATGGACCGGTTCGGCCGGCTCTGGGTCGCGGTGCCGTCGATGCTCACCATGGCGCTCGCGCTCGCGCTGCTGCCCTTCGCCCACACCGTCGTCGCGGTCACGGTCGTCGCGGCGCTGCTCGGCGTCGGCAACGGCATGGGCTCGGGCATCGTCATGACGCTCGGGGCCGACGTCGCGCCCGCGGACGTGCGCCCGACCTTCCTCAGCGTGTGGCGGCTGTTCCAGGACACCGGTGACGCACTCGGCCCGCTCGTGCTCTCGGCCGGGGCGGCGCTCGGGTCGCTCGCCGCCGGGGTGTGGGCGACGTCGCTCCTCGGCGCGGGGTCCGCGGCGGCCCTCGCGCGCTGGGTGCCGCGCTGGTCGCCGCTCGCGAACCTCGTGCGGCGCGGTCGCGGCACCGACCTTCCGCCGCCCGGCGACGCCGGGGCGGACGCTCGTCAGATCCAGTCCCGCTCGCGGGCGTAGCGGGCGGCCTCGTGCCGGGTCCGCGTCTGCGTCTTCTGCATCGCGCTCGACAGGTAGTTGCGCACCGTGCCCTGCGCGAGGTGCAGGCGTCCCGCGATCTCGGCGACCGAGTACCCCTCGCGGGTCACGCGCAGCACGTCGAGCTCGCGGTCCGTGAGCGGGACGTCGTCGATGATCGCCGCGGCGGAGACGTCCTGGTCGACCCACCGGCGGCCCGCGTGCAGCGCCGCCAGGACCTCCGCGATGTGCGTCGGGTCGGCGGACTTGCTCACGAACCCCTGCACGCCGAGCCGCAGGGCCTTGCGCAGCACCCCGGGCCGCGCGTGCCGGGTGAGCATGAGGATGACCTGCTCGGGCAGGGCGCGGCGGATCTCGGCGACGGCGGCGAGTCCGTCCGTCCCCGGCATCTCGAGGTCGATGACGAGCACGTCGGGGCGGTGGGCGAGCGTCGCACGCACGGCGTCGTCGCCGTCGACCGCCTCCGCGAGCACCGTGACGTCCCCCACGAGCGGGAGCAGCGACGCGAGCGCCCTGCGGAGCAGGACCTCGTCGTCGGCGAGAACGATCGTCGTCATCCGGCCCCGCCTCCCGGGCCCGCGCCGGACGGACGGGCGGTGCGTCCCGGCGCCGGGAGCCTGACGGAGGTCCGGAACCGCCCGTCGGCGACCTCGGCCGTGAGCTCGCCCCCGTCGTCGGACACCCGCCGGGCCAGCGCGGCCAGCCCCCGCAGGGTCGGCTGCCCGTCGTCGTCGTCGACGACGCCGTCGTTGACGACGGTGAGACCGTCCCCGGTCACCGCGACGTGCACGAGCGTCGCCCGCGAGTGGCGCAGGACGTTCGTCGTCGTCTCGCGCAGCACCTGCCCGAGGAGGTCGTCGGCGCGCTCGCCCAGGTCCGGCGGCCGGTCGACCCGGACGTGGATGCCCGCCGCCTCGAAGAGGTGGCGCGCGTTCTCGAGCTCGGCCGAGAGGTTGAGCCGGCGCTGCCCGTAGGCGAGCTCTCTCGCCTGCGCGATCGTCTCCCCGACCAGGTCGTACGTCTCGCGCAGCTCCTGCTCCGCCCGGGCAGGGTCCCTCGTGACCAGTCGCTGCGCGAGGGCGATCTTCAGCTTCACGACGTGCAGCGTGTGGCCCTGGATGTCGTGCAGGTCGCTCGCGAAGCGCATCCGCTCGCGGACGACGGCGAGCTCGGCCTCGCGCTCGCGGGCCTCCTCGAGCTCTCGCACGACGTCGTAGAACCCCTTGTTCGGGTACCGCAGGCCGATCAGCGCCACGGTGAAGCCCGTAGGGATGATGACGAGCGAGACCAGGCCGCCCGCCGTCGGGGCGCCGTCGGCGAGGAGGCCCCACGTGCCCACGGCGGCGACGTACGCGCCGACCGCGACCGCCGCCTGGGCCCGGCGGCGCGGGAGCTCGGGGACCACCAGGCAGGCCACGATCGCGAGCGCGTAGTACGCGCCCTGGACGTCGCCGCCGACCGCGAGCACGCCGTACGGCCAGACCGCCGCCGACACGACGAGGCACGGGAGCGCCACGCGCAGCACGTCGCCGGCCGTCCACCGCTCGAACGCGACCAGGGCCGCGACCAGGCCGGCACCCAGCACGAGGGCGTCGGCCCAGGTCTGCGCCTGCCGGGCGATCAGGAGCACGCCGACCGCGACGAGCAGGGGGAGCATCGTCACGAGGTTGAGCCGACGGAACCGGCGGGGCGTGCCCCGCTGTGCCCCTCGGGTGGCCTCCGGGCTGCTCGTCCGGCCGGCCCCTCGCGGCCACGGACGCGCCGTCGTCGGCGCGCCCGGCCCGGCGGGAGCGCGGTGGTCGTCCATGGGCGGCTCGCTGTCTCGAGGGAGGGTTGCCTCCCAGTATCCGGTCGCCGTCGCGGGCTCGGCCAGTGACACCACGTCATGCCCGAGGGGTCCGGGACGTCACGTCGAGAACCTGACGGCACGACACTGGGCACGCCGGGCCGTCGGGAGTCTGATGGAGCCATGACTCCCCACCCTGCGACCACTCCCGTGATCGACGTCGACCGGCTCGGCGTCGCGTACGGCGACTTCCACGCCGTGAAGGACCTGTCGTTCCAGGTCGAGCGCGGCGAGCTCTACGCCCTCCTCGGGACCAACGGCGCCGGCAAGACCTCGACGCTCGAGGTCGTGGAGGGCCACCGCCGGGCGACGTCGGGCTCGGTCCGCGTCCTCGGCTCCGCCCCGACCGACCGCCGCGCCGTACGCCCGCGCACGGGCATCATGCTCCAGGAGAGCGGGTTCGCGCCCGACCTCACCGTCGTCGAGACCGTCCGGCTGATCGGCCGGCTGTCCGGGCGCGAGGACTCGGCCGAGCGCGTGCTGGGCCTCGTGGACCTCCCGCACAAGGCCGAGACCCGGGTCGCCCAGCTCTCGGGGGGCGAGAAGCGACGGCTCGACTTCGCCACCGCCGTCTACGGCCGCCCCGAGCTGATCTTCCTCGACGAGCCCACCACCGGTCTCGACATCCAGTCCCGAGACGCCCTGTGGGACACCGTCCAGCAGCTGCGCGACGACGGCGCGACGGTCGTGCTGACCACCCACTACCTCGAGGAGGCGCAGCAGCGCGCCGACCGCATCGGTCTCATGCACGGCGGGACCCTCCGTCGCCAGGGGACCGTCGCGGACCTGACCCGCTCCCTGCCCGCGTCGATCCGCTTCTCCCTCCCGCCCGACGCCCCGACGCCCCCGAGGCAGGCAGCCCCGCTCGGCGACCGGTCGTGGGCCATCGAGACGTTCGAGCTCCAGCGAGACCTCAAGCACCTGCTCGACTGGGCGGCCGCGGGCGACGTGGCGCTCGAAGGACTGTCCGCCGCCCCCACCCGCCTGGACGACGTCTTCCGCGCCGTCGGCAACGAGCCGGCGGACGTCGCGGCGTGACCGCCGTCCCCCGCTCGTCGACCTGAACCCCAGGAGAACCCATGCTTCCCATCGCGCAGAGCGAGCTGGTCCAGCTCGTCCGCAACCGGGCCGTGCTCGTCACCAGCCTGCTCATGCCCGTCGCGGCCAGCATCTTCTTCATCGGCTACCGCGACGTCTTCGCACGGATCGGCAGCCTCGGCTACGTCGCGGCCGTGCTCGTCTTCACGATCGCCGCGTTCACCCTGTACGCGACGACCGTGACCACCCTGGCCGGACGCCGTCAGGACCTCTTCCTCAAGCGGCTGCGCTCGACCGCCGCGGGCGACGCGGCCATCCTTTCCGGCCTCGTGCTGCCCGTCGCCGCGATCGCCGTCGTCCAGATCGCGGTGATCCTCGCGGTCTTCGCTGCGGTCGGCGGTGCCCCGGCGGACGCGCTGCTGGTCGTCGTCGCGGTCGTCGCGACCTTCGTCATGATGCTCGCCCTCGGGGTCGCGACGGCCGGTGTGACGACCTCGCCCGAGCACGCGCAGGTCACGACCCTGCCGCTGAGCCTGGGGACGATCGCCGTCGCGAGCTGGGTGGGGATCACCGGCACGCAGGACCTCGCGGCCCTCAAGCGCGCGCTGCCCGGCGGCGCGGCCACCGAGCTCGTGGTGGCGGCCTGGAACGGCGGCGTCCCGCTGACCGACGCGCTCCTGCTCCTCGTCCCGACGGTCGCGTGGGTCGTCGTGGCCGTCGCGCTCGCGGCGCGGATGTTCCGCTGGGAGCCTCGGCGATGAGCGCGCGCGAGCTGCTGATCGTCGACGACCTCATGCTGCTGCTCCTGGACGACGACGGGGCATCCATCCAGGCCGCCGGGACGCTCTACTACTCGCTTGGCGGGGCCGTGCTCACCGAGCTCGCGCTCCTCGGCCGGATCGAGGTCGACGAGTCCGGGGTCCTCAACGGCCCGCGCGTCTCCCCGGCGGGCGAGGGTCCGCTGCCCGACCCGCTGCTCCAGTCGGCGTACGACACCATCGCCGAGAAGACCCAGCGCGTCCAGCCGCTGCTCGTCGCGATCGGCGCCGACCTGTGGCGCGAGGTGATCGAGCGCCTCGCGGCCCGTGGCCTCGTCCGGCGCGAGGAGCGCACGGTGCTCGGCCTGTTCCGCAGCACGCGCTGGCCGGCCGCGGACGAGGAGCACGAGGCCGCCCTCCGGGCGCGGATCCGGCGGGTCCTCGAGGACGGCGAGGCACCGGACGCGCGGACCGCGGCGATCGTCGGGCTGCTGTCCGCGAGCGGTGCCCTGCCGTCCCTGCGGCCGCCGCTGCCCTGGACGTCGGTGACCGTGACACGGGCCAAGGAGCTCGAGGTCGGCCACTGGGGACCGGAGGCGGTCGCGTCGGCGGTCACCCGCACGGCAGCCGCGGTCGCCGCCGCGAGCGCGGTCGCCGCGGTCAGCGTCTCGACGGCGGGCGGTCGTTGACGGCGCTCCCTCCGCCCGGTCGGCTGTGCAGGGGGCGTCGAGAGCGGGGCGCTGGGAAAGGGGGTGCGCCGCCCGTCCGGCGCCCCTAGCGTGGCGTGATGGCGAGCCCCCCGACACCCCCGGACCCGTTCCCCGACCCGTTCGACCACCAGGTGACCAAGGACGGCCGCGTCCGCGTCTCGCGCGGCGGGCGCGTCGTCGTCACCGTCGCGGGGACGGCGGCCGACCGGCTCGCGGAGGCCCTGGAGCGGGCCGTGGCCCGCGACGACGAGGGCGAGGTCCAGCTCCTGCTCGCCCGGGCCACGGGGAACTACCGTCGCGGCAACGAGAAGCGCGCGCACCGCCCGTGACGCAGGTCACCCGCCCGGATGTCACGCGGGGCGTCCGGGACGCGTCTGGATGGTCGACCAGTCGCTCGACCGGCGCGCACCGCGCCGGCTGACGGGAGGAGACCCTCGTGGCCCGCATCTCGCTCGACCCGCCCCGGACCCTGCTCAACCGCACGCTCGCCGCGCTCTCCCGGCGCCGGTACGGCGCCGTGCTCGAGCCGCTCGCCGCCGTCGGGCACAACCCGCGCGTCGCGACCACCTACTGCGTCCTCGAGGCGGGCGTCGCGCGCTGGCGTGCGCTCGACCCGGCGCTCGCGGCGCTCGCGGTCATGGCGACGGCCGTCCGGATCGGCTGCTCGTGGTGCGTCGACTTCGGCTACTGGGAGTCCGAGCACGACGACGTCGACCCGCGCAAGCTCCACGACGTCCCCGCCTGGCGGGAGAGCGAGGCGTACACCACCGCCGAGCGACGCGTGCTCGAGTACGCCGAGGCGGCCACCGCCACCCCGCCGACGGTGACGGACGAGCTCGCTGCGGCCCTGGTCGACGACCTGGGCGAGCCGGCGTTCGTCGAGCTGACGGCCCTCGTCGCGCTCGAGAACCTGCGGAGCCGGATCAACGCGGCACTGGGTCTGTCGAGCCAGGGCTTCAGCGACCGGTGCGAGATCCCGCTCGCGGGCGGCCTGCGCACGGCGGGGACGGCTGGCAGGCTGGCGGGGTGAGCGACGACGCGACCCCACCGGTCGAGGCGGCCCTGGAGCCGTTCGCGGCCCACCGGCGCCTGCTCTTCACGGTCGCCTACGAGATGACGGGCTCCGCGGCGGACGCCGAGGACGTCGTGCAGGAGGCGTGGCTGCGCTGGTCGGCCGCGGACCGCTCGGACGTCCTGGACCCGCGCGCCTACCTGGTGCGTGTCACGACCCGGCTCGCGCTCGACCGGCTGCGCACGCTGCGGGCGCGGCGCGAGACGTACGTCGGGTCGTGGCTGCCCGACCCGCTCCTGACGACGCCCGACGCGGCGCTGCAGGTCGAGCGCGCGGAGGACGTGTCGATGGCGCTGCTCGTCGTCCTGGAGACGCTGAGCCCGCTCGAGCGCGCCGTGTTCGTGCTGCGCGAGGTCTTCGACCTCCCCTACGACGAGATCGCGGCCGGGCTCGACCGAGCGCCCGAGGCCGTGCGCCAGACCGCGCACCGCGCGCGCGAGCACGTGCGCGCGCGCCGCCCGCGGTTCACACCGCCCGACGATGCGCAGCGTGCCGCCGTCGAGCGGTTCATGGTCGCGTGCGCGACGGGCGACACGGCGGCGCTGGTCGAGACGCTCGCGCCGGACGTCGTCGTCGTGAGCGACGGCGGCGGGAAGGCGCGGTCGGCCCTGCGACCCGTCGCGGGCGCGGACAAGGTGGCGCGCATGCTCGTCGGCCTCGCGGCCAAGCCCGAGACGATCGCGATGGCGTACGAGCCCGCCCTCGTGAACGGCGCGCTGGGCGGCGTGTGGACAGTGGACGGGGAGACCGTCATGGCGGCGGCCGTCGAGTACGACGGGGAGCGGGTCGCCCGCGTCCTGCTGTTCCGGAACCCGGAGCGGCTGGCGGGCCTCAGACGAGCGTGAGGACGCCCAGCACACCGACGGCCAGGGCGAGCGCGAGCGAGATCGCGATGAGCGCGACGTGCACCGTGAGGAAGCGCGTCGCGCGACCCTCGGCGTCACGCGCACGAGGGTCCTTGGCGATGCGCTGGAGGAAGCGGGGCCAGATGAGCAGGTTCCACGCGGCCGTCACGAGCAGGACGACCGACCAGACGACGGGGAGTTCCACGCGACGAGCATGACAGCGGGTGGCGGCCTCCCGGGACGGGACGGACCGTGCGGCCTGTGGGATCGACCACATCGACTCCGAGGGTCAGGTGAGGCTACCCTTGCCGACGGTCACCGTGGTCGCGGGGCCGCCGTCCGCCCGGTCCCGGGCCGCACACCGAGGAGCCCCAGGTGGCCACCTTCAAGATGGTCAAGCCCACCGACGCCCACGTCGTCACGCTCGACGTCGTCGGGAGCAAGCGGGTGAGCCCGAACGTCGTGCGGGTCACGCTCGGCGGCGAGGGCATGGACCTCTTCACGCCCATGGGCTACGACCAGTGGTTCCGGCTGTTCCTGACCCGCGACGACCAGGACTCCCTGCGCCTGCCCACCCGCACGTCGGGCATGTGGTACGTCCAGTACCTCGCGACGCCCAAGGCGCGCCGCCCCTGGGTCCGCAACTACACGGTGCGCGCCGCGCGGCCCGACCTGCGCGAGATCGACGTCGACTTCGTCGTGCACGGTGACGCCGGTCCCGCGTCGTCGTTCGCACTGTCCGCGCAGCCGGGGGACCGCGTCGGCCTGCTCGACCAGGGCGTCGGCTACAACCCGCGCGTCCCGCACGACTGGACGCTCGTCGTCGCCGATGAGACCGGCCTGCCCGCCGTCGCCGGCATCTGCGAGTCCCTGCCCGACGACGCGCGCGGCCTCGCGATCGTCGAGATCCCCGAGGCGGCGGACGCCCAGGACTTCCGCGTCCCCGCCGGGGTCGAGCTGCGCTGGGTCGTGCGCCAGGACGCGGCGCCCGCGGGCACCGACCCGCACGCGCTCCTGCCCGGCGCGCTGGCGCTCGAGGCCGTGCGGTCGGCGGACCTGCCGTCGGGGCCCGTCTACGCGTACGCGGTGGGGGAGGCGGCGCTCGCGACCGGGGTGCGGCGCCACCTCGTCAACGACCGGGGCGTGCCGAAGACCACCATCGACTTCGTCGGGTACTGGCGGCACGGGCACGCCGCGTCGGCCTGACCGGCCGCGGCGAGGTCGGTCCGACCGGTCCGCGCGCCGTCGGGCCCGCAGGCTCGACGGCGCGCCCGTGCCGCGTCAGACCTTGCGGAGCTGGCGGAACATCGGGCAGTCGAACGGGTCGCGCGCGGACAAGCCCACGCGGTTGAGGTAGCGCACGACGATGCCGTACGACTGCACGAGGCTGGTCTCGGTGTACGGCAGGCCGAGGTTCGCGCAGTGCTCGCGCACGATCTCGCGCGCCCGGGCGAGGTGGGGCCGCGGCATGCTCGGGAAGAGGTGGTGCTCGATCTGGAAGTTGAGCCCGCCCATGAGGATGTTCATCCACCAGCCGCCGCGGATGTTGCGCGACGTGAGGACCTGCTTCGACAGGAAGTCGATCTTCGTGTTCTCGGGGATGATCGCCATGCCCTTGTGGTTCGGCGCGAACGACGCCCCCATGTAGACGCCGAAGACGGCGAGCTGGACCCCGAGGAACGCGAACGCCAGGCCGAGCGGCAGGACCCAGAAGATCGCGCCGACGTAGAGAGACAGGCGCAGCGTGAGGATCACGAGCTCCACGACGCGGGCCCGGACGTTGCCGCGCTTGCGGCCGCCCGCGAGGAGCGAGCGGTACGCCTGGACGTGCAGGTTGAGGCCCTCGAGCGTGAGCAGCGGGAAGAACAGCCAGCCCTGGTACCGGTTGATCACGGCCCGGAAGCCCTTCGCAGCCGCCGCGTCCTCGTCGAGGAAGACCACGACGTCCGGGGCGATGTCCGGGTCCTTGCCGCGCTGGTTGGGGTTCGCGTGGTGGCGGGTGTGCTTGTTCATCCACCACGAGTGGCTGATCCCCACGACGCCGTTGGCGAGCGTGCGACCGAGGCGGTCGTTCGCCGGTCCGGACGTGAAGACCTGCCGGTGCGACGCCTCGTGGGCGACGAACGCGAACTGGGTGAAGATCAGCCCGAGCGCCCCGGCGATCAGGAGCTGGAACCACGAGTCGCCGAGGAGGACGAACCCCGCGACGGCCCCGCCGAGCGCGAGGGTCAGCACGGCGAGCGTCCACAGGTAGTAGCCGTGCGTGCGGTGGAGCAGCCCGGCGTCGCGCACGGTGCGCGACAGCGCGCTGTACGTGCTGGTCACGGCGCCGGGCTCGTCGGTGCGGGGGCGGGTGGCCCGGAAGCCCGGGCGCACTGCGGCAGAGGTCATGTGCGGCCTCGCAGGGTGTCGGTGTCGACTTCCCAGCCGCGGAGGTGAGCGGGTGCTCGTGGTGCAGATCACCCCACCCTACGGGACCGTAGGTTGCACGCGCGAGCGCGGGGGGTGAAGAAGCCGCGCAGGAGTTCGTGGTGCGGTGTCGGCAGGGCGTCTCCCGGCCGGCCGGCCGCTAGGCCGCGAAGCGGAACGTCTGGCGGTACTCCGTCGGCGTGATGCCGACCGCGCGGCGGAAGTGGTGCCGCAGGAGTGCCGCGGACCCGAACCCGCAGCGACGTGCGACCTCCTCCAGGTCCAGCGTCGACTCCTCGAGGAGAGCCTGGGCGTGCGCGACGCGCTGCGACGTCAGCCACGCGAGCGGCGTCGTCCCGGTCTGGGCGACGAACGCGCGCGCGAACGTACGCTCCGAGGTGACGGCGCGCCGCGCGAGGTCGCGGACGGTGAGCGGCTCGTCGAGGTGCTCGGTCATCCATTCGAGGAGCTCGGCGAACGAGTCCTCCGCGCACTCCGGGACCGGCCGCTGGACGAACTGGCGCTGGCCGCCGTCGCGCTGCGGCGGCACGACCATGCGCCGCGCGATCGTGTTGGCGACCTTCGCCCCGAGCTCGCGCCGGACGAGGTGCAGGCACGCGTCGATCCCGGCAGCGGTCCCGGCGCTCGTGACGAGGTTGCCGTCGTCCACGAACAGCACGTCCGGGTCGATGTCCAGGTTCGGGTACTGCCGCCGCAGCTCGTCGGCGTGCATCCAGTGCGTCGTGACCCGGCGCCCCTCGATCACCCCGGCCGCGGCGAGCAGGAAGACGCCCGAGCACACGCTGAGCAGCAGGGCGCCGCGCGCCGACGCGCGCCGCACGGCGTCCAGCACCTCGGGCGGGTAGTGCGAGCCGATGCGGATCGCCGGGACGATGAGGAGGTCGACGTCGTCGGTCGCGTCGAGCCCGTGCTCGGGGACCACCAGTGCCCCGACCGACGTGCGCACGGGGGCGCCGGCGACGGGGCCGCACACCCGGAAGTCGAAGGACGGCACGCCGTCCTCGCTGCGGTCGAGGCCGAACACCTCGCACACGACGCCGAACTCGAACGGGGCCAGGCCGTCGCACACGACGGCCGCGACGGAGCGCACCATGCACGGCACGCTACGCCCGTGGCGGGATCTTGTCGAGAGGTGTCAGTCCTGCCACTCGTCGGTCGAGGCGAGCGGAGCGAGGGTGGAGCCATGGACATCTTCTGGGGTGTGGTGGTTCTTCTCCTCGTCGTCGGCCCGACCGTCGCGGCGCTCGCGGTGCGGCGCGAGGACCCTGCGCGGCCGTGGTTCCCCGCGGGGTCCGACGGCGCGTGGCCGGGTGCGGGCGCGTGGGGCGACCGGACGGTCCACGGCGAGCGCTGGGACCGCGACGCGCAGCGCCTCGACGCCGACCTGCGGGCAGCGGCCTCCCGGCCCGAGTCCCGGCCCGCGTCCGTGGATGCGCACGAGGTCGCGGCCGAGCTCGTGCTGCGGCGCGTCGTCCCGAACCCCGCCGTGCGCGACGGCGTCCGGGGCGTCCTCCCGGCATCGGTGACGCCCGCCGAGCCGTCGTCGGCAGGAACGAGCACGTCGGCGCGCGCGGCGCGGCGTGTGCCGCTCCCGCGCTGACCGTCCCGAGGATCGGCGCGGGCGGAGGGCATCACGCGGCCGCCGACCGGCGGGCGGCTCTGACCGGGCGGGCGCGTCACCCGGGTTCCCACGCACGACGGCCCGGAGCGTGGAGGTCCGGGCCGTCGTCGGGGGAGGGGCGTCAGATCGTGGTCACGCTCGCGAGCCGACGGTGTCGACGTCCGCGCCGCCCGTGAGCTGGTCGAGACCCTCGAGCTCCTCGGCCTCCCACGGGGCCTGGCCGAGGCTCGGGATCATCGTCGCGAGCTCGGGGCGCCACTTGGTGAAGCGGGCGGGGAAGCAGCGCTCGAGCAGGTCGATCATCGCGGGGACCGCGGTCGACGCGCCCGGGGACGCGCCGAGCAGGCCGGCGATGGAGCCGTCGCCCGCGGCGATGACCTCGGTGCCGAACTCGAGGACGCCCTTGCCGTCCTCGTCCTTCTTGATCACCTGGACGCGCTGGCCCGCGGTGATGGTCTCCCAGTCCTTCGGGTGCGCCGTCGGCATGAAGCCCTGGAGCGCCGTGAACTTGGTCTCCGGGCTCGCGAGGAGCTGTCCCACCAGGTACTGGGTGAGGTCGAGGTTCTTCAGGCCCGCGCCGACCATCGAGCCGAGGTTGTGCAGGCGCAGCGACGTGAACAGCCCGAGGTACTTGCCCTTCTTGAGGTACTTGGGGCTGAACCCGGCGTACGGGCCGAACATCAGGTACGTCTTGCCCTCGACGACGCGCGTGTCCAGGTGCGGGACGGACATGGGCGGCGAGCCCACGTCGGCCTTGCCGTACACCTTGGCCTGGTGCTGCGCGACGAGCTCGGGGCTGGCGGTGCGCAGGAACTCGCCGCTGATCGGGAAGCCGCCGTAGCCCTTGGCCTCGGGGATGCCCGCGGCCTGGAGCAGCGGCAGCGCGCCGCCGCCGGCGCCCACGAACACGAACCGGGCCTCGACGGTCGAGCGGCGCTTCGGGGCGTTCCACGAGCGGTCCTTGACCGTCAGGCGCCAGCGGCCGTCCTTCGTCTTCTTGAGGTTCTTGACCTCGTGCTCGAGGTAGAGCTGCGTGCCCTGCGAGACCAGGTAGTCGACGAGCTGCTGCGTGAGGGCGCCGAAGTCGACGTCCGTGCCGCTCGTCGCGCGCGTCGCCGCGACGGGCTCGTCCTCGTCGCGCTCGGCGACGAGGAGCGGCGCCCACTCGGCGATCACGGCGGGGTCGTCGCTGAACTCGAGCTCGCTGAACAGCGGGTGCTGGCGCAGCGTCTCGAACCGGCGGCGCAGGTACTCGACGTTCTCCGCGCCGCGCACGAACGTCATGTGCGGCGTGCGGGAGATGAAGCTCGCGGGCTGCGGGAGAGCGCCCGTCGTGAGCAGGTGGTGCCAGAACTCGCGCGACACCTCGAACTGCTCGTTGATCTTCACCGCCTTGGTGATGTCGATCGAGCCGTCCGCCTTCTGGGGCGTGTAGTTCAGCTCGCACAGGGCGGCATGACCCGTCCCCGCGTTGTTCCACGGGTTCGACGACTCCTGCGCCACGGCGTCCAGACGCTCGTAGATGCGCACGGTCCAGGAGGGCTCCAGGACCTTGAGGAGAGCTCCCAGCGTGGCGCTCATGATGCCACCGCCGATGAGGGCTACGTCGATCTGGTCTGCGCTGCTTGCGGGGTTGCTCGCTCGACTCGACACGCTCCGATTCTACGCTTGTGAAAGAGTGCACTAAGTGTGCGGTGCGTCACGGGCGTGCGTCACACTTTCGCGGGACGAACGTCCCGAGCGGCACAGGCCGGACGTCTCACCCTGCACGGAAGGACCCCGATCTCGCCGAGGTGGAACCGTGGTCGCGCGAGGTAGAACCTTGGTCGGTCGAGGCAGAACCGTGGTTCTTGTGCTCGACGGCGGTCTGGTCGCCCTGGGTGGGCGGGGTGGGTGGTGGTGCCGCGTCTACCATCCGCCGCTCGTTCCTCGCGGCTCCCGCCAGGCCCGCCACGACGCGGCACCACCACCCACCCCGCCCTACTCCGTCTCACCTTGGTCGTCGCTCACCCGGGCGACCGCCCGCGGTGCTGAGTCCGGCCTGCGCCGCACGACCGGCCGGGTCGCCGTACCTCGGCGCCACGCCACTATCGCCGGCTGGAGCGCCGTCGCGTCGAGCAGGTGGTCTTGGTGCGTCGTGCTCGCGGGACGCGCCCAGGTCGCCTGCTCGACCAGCCGGGACGACCTGGTCGGCGTCTCGCTGACCATGGCACGGGTGTCCCGATCCTCACGGGCGCCCGTTCCAGGGGGCACCGGCGATCGCGAGCGGCACGTCGCCATCCCGCTCAGGCGAGACGATCGCCGAGCGGTGGGGGTGGGCTCGGATGCGAAGGGGCGTCAGAGCCGCGCTCCTCGAACCCACGGCCGAACGACCGGGGTGACGGCGCGGCAGCCCCGAGCACCGAGACCACCCCCGCCGCGGACGCAGCCACGCGGGCTCGGGACGCGACCACGCGGGTTTGGGACGCGACCACGCGGGCTTGCGACGGCGA
This region includes:
- a CDS encoding SCO4848 family membrane protein codes for the protein MELPVVWSVVLLVTAAWNLLIWPRFLQRIAKDPRARDAEGRATRFLTVHVALIAISLALALAVGVLGVLTLV
- a CDS encoding helix-turn-helix domain-containing protein: MVRSVAAVVCDGLAPFEFGVVCEVFGLDRSEDGVPSFDFRVCGPVAGAPVRTSVGALVVPEHGLDATDDVDLLIVPAIRIGSHYPPEVLDAVRRASARGALLLSVCSGVFLLAAAGVIEGRRVTTHWMHADELRRQYPNLDIDPDVLFVDDGNLVTSAGTAAGIDACLHLVRRELGAKVANTIARRMVVPPQRDGGQRQFVQRPVPECAEDSFAELLEWMTEHLDEPLTVRDLARRAVTSERTFARAFVAQTGTTPLAWLTSQRVAHAQALLEESTLDLEEVARRCGFGSAALLRHHFRRAVGITPTEYRQTFRFAA
- the mqo gene encoding malate dehydrogenase (quinone); its protein translation is MSSRASNPASSADQIDVALIGGGIMSATLGALLKVLEPSWTVRIYERLDAVAQESSNPWNNAGTGHAALCELNYTPQKADGSIDITKAVKINEQFEVSREFWHHLLTTGALPQPASFISRTPHMTFVRGAENVEYLRRRFETLRQHPLFSELEFSDDPAVIAEWAPLLVAERDEDEPVAATRATSGTDVDFGALTQQLVDYLVSQGTQLYLEHEVKNLKKTKDGRWRLTVKDRSWNAPKRRSTVEARFVFVGAGGGALPLLQAAGIPEAKGYGGFPISGEFLRTASPELVAQHQAKVYGKADVGSPPMSVPHLDTRVVEGKTYLMFGPYAGFSPKYLKKGKYLGLFTSLRLHNLGSMVGAGLKNLDLTQYLVGQLLASPETKFTALQGFMPTAHPKDWETITAGQRVQVIKKDEDGKGVLEFGTEVIAAGDGSIAGLLGASPGASTAVPAMIDLLERCFPARFTKWRPELATMIPSLGQAPWEAEELEGLDQLTGGADVDTVGSRA
- a CDS encoding siderophore-interacting protein; translated protein: MATFKMVKPTDAHVVTLDVVGSKRVSPNVVRVTLGGEGMDLFTPMGYDQWFRLFLTRDDQDSLRLPTRTSGMWYVQYLATPKARRPWVRNYTVRAARPDLREIDVDFVVHGDAGPASSFALSAQPGDRVGLLDQGVGYNPRVPHDWTLVVADETGLPAVAGICESLPDDARGLAIVEIPEAADAQDFRVPAGVELRWVVRQDAAPAGTDPHALLPGALALEAVRSADLPSGPVYAYAVGEAALATGVRRHLVNDRGVPKTTIDFVGYWRHGHAASA
- a CDS encoding fatty acid desaturase family protein; amino-acid sequence: MTSAAVRPGFRATRPRTDEPGAVTSTYSALSRTVRDAGLLHRTHGYYLWTLAVLTLALGGAVAGFVLLGDSWFQLLIAGALGLIFTQFAFVAHEASHRQVFTSGPANDRLGRTLANGVVGISHSWWMNKHTRHHANPNQRGKDPDIAPDVVVFLDEDAAAAKGFRAVINRYQGWLFFPLLTLEGLNLHVQAYRSLLAGGRKRGNVRARVVELVILTLRLSLYVGAIFWVLPLGLAFAFLGVQLAVFGVYMGASFAPNHKGMAIIPENTKIDFLSKQVLTSRNIRGGWWMNILMGGLNFQIEHHLFPSMPRPHLARAREIVREHCANLGLPYTETSLVQSYGIVVRYLNRVGLSARDPFDCPMFRQLRKV